One window from the genome of Paenibacillus azoreducens encodes:
- a CDS encoding VWA domain-containing protein: protein MGNTVDQKILSRWRLILGTAAEEELNRCSSGGQMDLTSEEMIMDRALAAIYDQTDGMGGEDFSRSGTRGAGQGQSAPRLAQWLGDVRTFFPEDVVSVIQHDAMERKGWKQLLFEPEVLATVKPDIQMVGTLLALKGKIPEKTKDTARMLVQAVVDELIKRMQQDIQRAVTGALNRRQHTPLSSLSGIDWKRTIQRNLKHYDAGLQRIIPERFYYFDRAKRNKEWTVIVDIDQSGSMAESVIWASVIGSIFASIPALDTRVVVFDTEVVDLTEQCANDPVEMLFGIQLGGGTNIDKSVAYCEQFITEPKKTLFIIISDLYEGGNQARLIRRMREMREAGVKTLGLLALSDEGKPFYDERLAKTLAKDGTPCFACTPALLPQLVEGALKGEDLTELAKKLDTKGK from the coding sequence ATGGGGAATACGGTGGATCAAAAGATTTTATCCCGCTGGCGGCTTATTCTGGGCACGGCCGCCGAAGAGGAGCTTAACCGCTGCAGCAGCGGCGGGCAGATGGATTTGACCAGCGAAGAGATGATTATGGATCGCGCGCTTGCCGCGATTTATGACCAAACGGATGGTATGGGGGGAGAGGATTTCTCCCGAAGCGGAACCCGCGGCGCCGGACAAGGCCAATCCGCTCCGCGGCTTGCGCAGTGGCTTGGAGATGTTCGGACATTTTTCCCCGAAGACGTCGTTTCCGTGATTCAACATGATGCGATGGAACGTAAGGGCTGGAAGCAGCTTTTATTTGAACCGGAAGTACTGGCCACCGTCAAACCGGATATCCAGATGGTCGGGACGCTGTTAGCGCTGAAAGGCAAAATTCCGGAGAAAACCAAAGATACCGCACGTATGCTTGTGCAGGCGGTGGTGGATGAGCTCATAAAGCGGATGCAGCAGGACATCCAAAGGGCCGTCACCGGTGCGCTGAACCGGAGGCAGCATACGCCGCTTTCCTCATTAAGCGGCATCGATTGGAAGCGGACGATTCAGAGGAACCTTAAGCATTATGATGCCGGGCTGCAGCGGATCATTCCCGAAAGGTTTTATTACTTTGACCGCGCCAAACGGAACAAGGAATGGACGGTTATCGTGGACATTGACCAAAGCGGATCCATGGCGGAATCGGTCATTTGGGCTTCGGTGATCGGATCGATTTTTGCCAGCATTCCCGCGCTCGATACCCGAGTTGTTGTCTTTGACACGGAAGTGGTGGATCTGACCGAGCAATGCGCGAATGATCCGGTTGAAATGCTGTTTGGAATCCAGCTTGGCGGCGGAACCAATATCGATAAGTCAGTGGCCTATTGCGAGCAGTTTATTACCGAACCCAAGAAAACTTTGTTTATCATCATTTCCGATCTATACGAAGGGGGCAATCAGGCGCGTCTGATCCGGCGTATGCGGGAGATGAGGGAAGCCGGCGTCAAGACGTTGGGCCTGCTTGCGTTATCCGATGAGGGCAAACCTTTTTATGATGAAAGATTGGCCAAAACTTTGGCCAAGGATGGGACGCCTTGCTTCGCCTGTACGCCTGCGCTGCTGCCGCAGCTGGTGGAAGGCGCGCTAAAAGGGGAAGACTTGACGGAGTTAGCCAAAAAACTGGACACCAAGGGGAAATAA
- a CDS encoding ATP-binding protein has product MSTEQTMQDIMRKASELLYQEELNALIREDQGKIPAGWQMSPQSVLKFIVGGKAGKQIITPKYIGNPRIVEMAIATLVTDRALLLIGEPGTAKSWLSENLAAAIYGNSGLVVQGTAGTTEEQVRYSWNYAMLLAQGPTPEALVQSPIMRAMQAGGIARFEEISRCASEVQDALISILSEKTISIPELGKEINARKGFSIIATANTRDRGVNEMSTALKRRFNIIVLPAPADLETEVEIVKKRVAEIASSYDLQAAAPADEALLKVVTIFRELRSGMTLDKKDKVKSPAGVISTAEAISLLTNSMALAASFGSGEMTDDDLAAGLQGAIVKDEEKDRIVWKEYLDNVMKKRGTSWRGLYNACKELNQ; this is encoded by the coding sequence ATGAGTACGGAACAAACGATGCAGGATATTATGCGCAAGGCCTCCGAGCTTTTGTATCAGGAGGAACTGAACGCTTTGATCCGCGAGGATCAGGGCAAAATTCCGGCAGGGTGGCAGATGTCCCCGCAGTCTGTGTTGAAATTTATCGTAGGCGGTAAAGCAGGAAAGCAGATCATTACCCCAAAATACATTGGAAACCCGAGAATCGTTGAAATGGCGATTGCGACACTGGTGACGGACCGGGCGCTGCTGCTCATTGGGGAACCTGGAACGGCGAAATCCTGGTTGTCCGAAAATTTGGCGGCTGCCATCTACGGCAACTCCGGACTGGTTGTGCAGGGTACGGCGGGAACGACGGAAGAACAGGTCCGCTACTCTTGGAACTATGCGATGCTGCTGGCCCAAGGCCCGACCCCGGAAGCGCTTGTGCAAAGCCCGATTATGCGGGCGATGCAGGCGGGAGGGATTGCGCGTTTTGAGGAAATATCCCGCTGTGCTTCCGAGGTGCAGGACGCTTTGATTTCGATTTTGTCGGAAAAAACGATTTCCATACCGGAGCTGGGCAAAGAGATCAATGCGCGTAAAGGATTCAGCATCATTGCCACAGCCAATACCCGCGACCGCGGCGTGAATGAAATGTCGACAGCGCTGAAGCGCCGGTTCAATATCATCGTCCTGCCTGCGCCGGCGGATCTGGAAACCGAAGTGGAAATCGTGAAAAAACGCGTAGCCGAGATTGCTTCTTCCTACGACTTGCAGGCGGCGGCACCGGCGGATGAGGCGCTTCTGAAAGTGGTGACCATTTTTAGGGAGCTGCGCAGTGGGATGACTTTGGACAAAAAGGACAAGGTGAAGTCTCCGGCAGGTGTCATTTCCACGGCGGAAGCCATTTCGTTATTAACGAACAGCATGGCGCTGGCGGCAAGCTTTGGCAGCGGGGAAATGACGGATGACGATTTGGCTGCGGGGCTTCAGGGGGCGATCGTTAAGGATGAGGAGAAGGACCGGATCGTGTGGAAAGAGTATTTGGATAATGTTATGAAGAAACGGGGAACAAGCTGGCGTGGCCTTTATAATGCCTGCAAGGAGCTGAATCAATGA
- a CDS encoding GIY-YIG nuclease family protein, giving the protein MYGNRMNDVDEHLHENKPQAGHAPFMDLKEKIQNLPGTPGVYLMKDARGSILYVGKSKHLKKRVQSYFHHSQTHAPKIKKLVQHVKDLEVIRTDTEFEAFMLECNLIHKYKPMYNRKMKNTASYAYIVIPASDGLRHIETTNHPVPAHGDSIFGPYPTSRIAVEKAVVNILESLKIACTPAAAATAPCLNRAIGLCLGMCMGGEGLKEYQQLMNRFIGLLEGTDRSLYDELERKMAAASEQFDFEAAAKFRDVLQSIRFLEHKEKVIGFAGSNPNVLLYEPVDEETIKLFLVKRHTILFSRSFPVATDRERQQLTKEAGMLVRAYFKNDEDAYTSEVGRDEIDEAQIIYSYVQSHPGQAALIPDAWLDTDDPLELNAAMASFFSDIIKDSNENLD; this is encoded by the coding sequence ATGTACGGAAATCGCATGAACGATGTCGACGAGCATTTGCATGAAAACAAGCCGCAGGCTGGACATGCCCCCTTCATGGATTTGAAAGAAAAGATTCAAAACCTGCCTGGTACCCCCGGCGTATATCTGATGAAAGATGCCCGCGGCAGCATCCTGTATGTCGGAAAGTCCAAACATTTAAAGAAAAGGGTCCAGTCATATTTTCATCATTCCCAAACCCATGCGCCTAAAATTAAAAAGCTCGTTCAGCATGTAAAGGATTTGGAGGTGATCCGGACGGACACGGAATTTGAGGCCTTTATGCTGGAATGCAATCTCATTCATAAGTACAAGCCGATGTATAACCGGAAAATGAAAAATACCGCATCCTATGCGTATATCGTCATCCCGGCATCGGATGGGCTGCGCCATATCGAAACGACCAACCATCCGGTTCCGGCTCACGGCGACAGCATTTTTGGGCCTTATCCGACAAGCAGAATCGCAGTGGAAAAAGCGGTGGTAAACATTCTGGAAAGCTTGAAGATAGCCTGCACCCCTGCGGCTGCCGCAACAGCTCCCTGCCTGAACCGTGCCATCGGATTATGCTTGGGGATGTGTATGGGCGGAGAAGGCCTGAAGGAATACCAACAGCTCATGAACCGTTTTATCGGGTTGCTGGAAGGAACTGACCGAAGTTTATATGATGAGTTGGAGCGCAAAATGGCGGCCGCTTCCGAACAGTTTGATTTTGAGGCTGCCGCCAAGTTCAGGGATGTGCTGCAGTCGATCCGCTTTCTCGAGCATAAAGAAAAAGTCATTGGATTTGCCGGTAGCAATCCGAATGTGCTGTTATACGAACCTGTGGACGAAGAAACAATCAAACTTTTTCTTGTCAAACGCCATACGATTCTGTTCAGCAGGAGCTTTCCGGTTGCGACCGATCGGGAGAGGCAGCAGCTAACTAAAGAGGCGGGCATGCTCGTTCGGGCCTATTTCAAAAACGATGAAGACGCGTATACATCCGAAGTGGGCAGGGATGAAATCGATGAAGCACAGATTATTTACAGCTATGTGCAAAGCCATCCCGGCCAAGCTGCGCTTATTCCGGATGCGTGGCTTGATACGGACGATCCGTTGGAATTAAACGCTGCAATGGCATCGTTTTTTTCGGACATTATTAAAGATTCGAACGAAAATCTTGATTGA
- a CDS encoding spermine/spermidine synthase, which yields MYREPEVIERFHTDRGDIQLQKREDHYEIIYNGTFLMATYNGESERLLVSRALERCKNPCKILIGGLGVGFSLEEALADSRIGKVDIVEIEEAIIQWNRTHLAQVSGYALDDPRTNVIHTDLVKWINETHETYDAICLDIDNGPDWTVSESNTGLYSEQGINGLIKMLRHDGVLSFWSATESPEFVDYLQLFFEEVEVEAVPQPRGEPDYIYLALTPKH from the coding sequence ATGTATCGTGAACCGGAAGTCATTGAACGTTTTCACACGGATCGAGGGGATATTCAGCTTCAGAAAAGAGAAGATCACTACGAGATTATATACAATGGCACATTTCTGATGGCGACGTATAACGGAGAGTCGGAACGCTTGTTGGTCAGCAGGGCATTGGAGAGATGCAAAAACCCGTGCAAGATATTGATCGGCGGTCTTGGGGTCGGATTTTCGTTGGAAGAAGCATTAGCGGATTCAAGAATCGGCAAGGTGGATATCGTCGAGATCGAAGAAGCGATTATTCAATGGAACCGCACGCATCTGGCGCAGGTTTCGGGATATGCGCTGGATGATCCCCGTACAAACGTGATCCATACAGACCTGGTAAAATGGATAAACGAAACACATGAAACCTATGACGCGATTTGCCTCGACATCGATAACGGTCCGGATTGGACGGTATCCGAATCGAACACAGGGCTTTACTCGGAACAAGGAATCAATGGATTGATCAAGATGCTGCGGCATGATGGGGTTTTATCGTTTTGGAGCGCTACGGAATCGCCTGAATTCGTGGATTATTTGCAGCTGTTTTTTGAAGAGGTTGAAGTAGAGGCCGTTCCTCAGCCGCGGGGAGAACCCGATTATATATATTTAGCTCTTACGCCAAAACATTAA
- a CDS encoding HEAT repeat domain-containing protein encodes MSQTLLMELNEEIRRLYIAGSDLAAGDHRLRRLVPPFQQLGEKAPVFKKLAEGVNELIDAGGSEADSARKLQDVNLLLQSVLRTQGKGSAEGETVPLANSPLPLQTRMSYRKLAAVRNALSTRGGGRYEIIIEGYREGVFADLRLLPLAVEALSDPYSEIADFAMTDILPSYGKEIVPYLLASFQPSGGRVESRKLTVIAKNGGKEVLNTVFEAAMSGSDEVRTTAIQLLAGHIEYEQALLDFSRDKKKSIRQAAYNALADSGWESAVARLYEASQGKDCELVNPSLNRCKSPQLTERLAGDFADQLQSLQDAAKDKEKTEEIWTQVKRYLWALHQKASPELEELYLGVLREYKHYMFKLGWSFLANEAIDYIKKTDSEEGRQLLQAAVESDLKHYAGTNAYARETFIKAQPVLSPERIYEAYSPIVKDRVHAKAISRSANYCKQLLDTIEDMVVLRRYQAYKQVWSYGEEEYAYHVEMLPQEEIAAGWDPRWLDHFIELDRMALVSAFARPGHADAASYLFLKLRNSPEFRNRFANLAVMGLVRAEVAPQQLHEALVQALEDERNTDCREIEPFLFEQLCGLPAAYEARVRAALPKFSSKAEEQLEYILKNMSSIHS; translated from the coding sequence ATGAGTCAGACATTGCTGATGGAGCTAAACGAAGAAATCAGACGTTTATATATCGCGGGTAGCGATCTGGCGGCCGGGGACCATCGGCTTAGACGGCTGGTGCCGCCATTTCAGCAGCTTGGAGAAAAGGCGCCGGTATTCAAAAAGCTGGCTGAAGGCGTCAACGAGTTGATTGATGCAGGCGGGAGTGAGGCGGATTCCGCCCGCAAACTTCAGGATGTGAACCTGCTGCTGCAGTCGGTTCTGCGCACGCAGGGCAAAGGGTCGGCCGAAGGAGAAACGGTACCGCTTGCAAATTCGCCGCTCCCGCTGCAAACGCGGATGTCCTACCGTAAACTGGCAGCGGTTCGGAACGCACTGTCGACGCGCGGAGGCGGGAGATACGAGATAATTATTGAAGGCTATCGTGAAGGGGTATTTGCGGATCTGCGGCTGCTGCCGCTTGCCGTGGAAGCACTTAGCGATCCGTATTCCGAGATCGCCGATTTTGCGATGACGGATATTTTGCCCTCTTACGGCAAGGAAATCGTACCGTATTTGCTGGCAAGCTTTCAACCGTCGGGAGGCAGGGTTGAATCCCGTAAACTGACCGTGATTGCGAAAAATGGCGGCAAGGAAGTACTGAATACGGTTTTCGAGGCCGCCATGTCGGGTTCGGATGAAGTGCGAACTACAGCGATTCAGCTCTTAGCGGGCCATATTGAATATGAGCAAGCGCTGCTGGATTTTAGCCGCGACAAGAAAAAAAGCATCCGTCAGGCAGCTTATAACGCTTTGGCCGACAGCGGCTGGGAAAGCGCAGTTGCCCGTCTCTATGAGGCCTCCCAAGGCAAAGACTGTGAACTTGTGAATCCTTCCTTGAACCGCTGCAAATCGCCGCAGCTTACCGAGCGGCTGGCGGGGGACTTCGCGGATCAACTGCAATCGCTGCAAGATGCTGCGAAGGACAAGGAAAAAACGGAGGAAATCTGGACTCAGGTCAAACGTTATCTCTGGGCGCTGCATCAAAAAGCAAGTCCTGAACTTGAGGAGTTATATTTGGGCGTTCTTCGCGAATATAAGCATTATATGTTTAAACTCGGATGGTCGTTTCTGGCCAATGAAGCGATTGATTATATCAAAAAAACGGACTCGGAAGAGGGCCGGCAGCTTCTACAGGCCGCAGTGGAATCGGATTTGAAACATTACGCCGGTACCAACGCTTATGCACGCGAGACATTCATTAAAGCCCAGCCTGTTTTATCGCCTGAGCGTATTTACGAGGCCTATTCTCCCATTGTGAAAGACCGGGTACATGCTAAGGCCATCAGCCGGAGCGCCAATTATTGCAAACAGCTGCTGGATACGATTGAGGACATGGTTGTTTTACGGCGGTATCAAGCATACAAGCAGGTTTGGTCTTATGGCGAAGAAGAGTATGCCTATCATGTGGAAATGCTGCCGCAGGAAGAAATCGCCGCGGGTTGGGACCCGCGCTGGCTGGATCATTTTATCGAATTGGACCGCATGGCTCTGGTAAGCGCATTTGCACGCCCGGGACATGCGGACGCCGCATCCTATTTATTCCTGAAGCTGCGGAATTCGCCGGAGTTCCGCAACCGCTTTGCGAATTTGGCGGTCATGGGGCTGGTTCGGGCGGAAGTTGCGCCGCAGCAGCTGCACGAAGCGCTTGTTCAGGCGCTGGAGGATGAACGCAATACCGATTGCCGTGAAATCGAACCCTTCCTGTTTGAACAGCTCTGCGGTTTACCGGCAGCATATGAGGCCCGGGTGCGAGCGGCTTTGCCCAAGTTCAGTTCCAAAGCGGAGGAACAGTTGGAATATATTTTGAAGAACATGTCATCCATCCATTCATAA
- a CDS encoding SMI1/KNR4 family protein, producing MDTSNAVHLLKCHTFAHDDMHRHKAEHGFLGSLRPFKGELREGNFHELMIVLRALEAKLGEPVLDREMITCLWSICQLGRAWAVEPEGMLRRNGLITDEQVDRMENWLDLISYAVMTLLGNGGEKEAFWGYREYISEKLDPLMAELDVLLEEKVMEDEIQELHENYKKQSGAEEERLAAFEAKFEVLLPEDFRSFYRHKDGSGYAFHVLYPGDAEAGEWPPYYLLSLDEMEETKSYFCERDELLAEYYSGEEIRELDPKIKPYLFHKKWFPFATMAGGSLYLMLDLDPSDQGTYGQIISYIHDPDFVYYVADSFTDLLRESNRNLSMMDEIEY from the coding sequence ATGGATACATCAAATGCCGTTCATCTATTAAAATGTCATACCTTTGCGCATGATGATATGCACCGGCACAAAGCAGAGCATGGTTTTCTAGGCAGTCTAAGGCCGTTTAAAGGCGAGCTGAGGGAGGGGAATTTCCACGAGCTGATGATCGTTTTGCGTGCCCTTGAAGCAAAGCTCGGCGAACCTGTGCTGGACCGGGAAATGATAACTTGTTTGTGGAGCATCTGCCAGTTGGGCCGCGCTTGGGCGGTAGAACCGGAAGGGATGCTAAGGCGGAACGGATTAATAACAGATGAACAGGTAGACCGGATGGAGAACTGGCTCGATCTCATCTCATACGCCGTCATGACCCTGCTCGGCAACGGTGGCGAAAAAGAGGCGTTCTGGGGTTACCGCGAATATATCTCCGAGAAGCTTGATCCGCTTATGGCAGAGCTGGACGTTTTGCTAGAGGAGAAGGTTATGGAAGACGAAATTCAGGAGCTGCATGAAAACTATAAAAAACAATCAGGGGCGGAAGAAGAAAGGTTGGCCGCGTTCGAAGCAAAATTCGAAGTGCTGCTGCCGGAAGATTTCCGCAGCTTTTACCGTCATAAAGACGGTAGCGGTTACGCGTTTCATGTCCTGTATCCAGGTGACGCCGAGGCGGGAGAGTGGCCTCCTTATTATTTGCTGTCCCTGGACGAAATGGAGGAAACCAAAAGTTACTTTTGCGAACGGGACGAGCTTTTGGCAGAATATTATTCCGGAGAAGAGATTCGGGAACTGGACCCGAAGATCAAACCTTATTTGTTTCATAAAAAGTGGTTTCCGTTTGCGACGATGGCCGGCGGCTCATTATACTTGATGCTTGACCTCGATCCGTCCGATCAAGGAACATATGGGCAGATCATCAGCTATATCCACGATCCGGATTTTGTCTATTATGTCGCGGACTCTTTTACGGATTTATTGCGGGAATCTAACAGGAATTTAAGTATGATGGATGAGATTGAATATTAA
- a CDS encoding DUF5682 family protein, protein MNTVCGAGVHLFGVRHLSPAGAYHVVEYLERLQPTAVLIEGPSDATPEIIHLTNSSTKPPVAILAFTEELPIRTVLWPFAVYSPEYQAMLWARNQGAHCAFIDLPSSSAVCLQDVRGERGGQPSGSDVSHETQDQEPSSKEIGGSEDLEPEAGNSIDTEVRDPGSIYDLIAGISGEYDYDTYWERNFEHNLTPDAYRQAILAYSSQMRELTEGREWTEDRQEYAYNAVREAYMCRQIADTIAAGHQPENIVVICGAYHASALADLSRAMSDDELQRLPFRKTKLTLMPYSYLKLSSLTGYGAGNIAPYYFEMMWKQMARGTLGDLPHRYFAFVAADLRKTGTHRSTAEVIEAVRFAESLAALHDGHAPTLRDLRDAAKTLLGRGELSVIAESLARAEVGTAIGELAEGVSQTPIQDDMNRQLKRLKLDKYKTAVASDLVLDLRENRRVSSEEAAFLDLNRSFWFHRLKLLGIHFAQEKGRTQDQADWTEHWVAKWSPEVEIEVVESNLLGETVETAAGFVLQQRLEGCSSIEEASALITVAYECGMVHQMEAGRQTMQRLAVESQDVVQIAAAARKLSQLIRYGGIRRMDNTPLIPLLQQLFMRACLFLHDASQCNDEVAQAMASAIGELNHIAAEHSEEVDEALWVQELSRLSDRDDAHPRLSGLACAILLERNSISAQQCAAEVSRRLSPGIPADLGAGWFEGLAMRNRYALLSRTSLWEQLNDYICTLEDDEFVRALLFLRRAFSAFSPKEKTMVAELLGEIWGVSTEQVAEILTDDLKEEEAQMLNELNDFDFEDF, encoded by the coding sequence ATGAATACGGTCTGCGGCGCTGGAGTTCATCTGTTTGGCGTCCGGCATTTGTCGCCGGCCGGCGCTTACCATGTCGTAGAATATTTGGAACGATTGCAGCCAACGGCGGTATTGATCGAGGGGCCATCGGACGCGACGCCCGAGATCATTCACCTGACGAATAGTTCTACAAAACCGCCTGTGGCGATTCTTGCATTTACCGAGGAACTGCCGATCCGCACCGTATTATGGCCTTTTGCGGTATATTCGCCGGAGTATCAAGCGATGCTCTGGGCACGCAATCAGGGAGCCCACTGCGCTTTTATCGATCTGCCTTCATCTTCTGCGGTCTGCCTGCAGGATGTACGCGGAGAGCGTGGAGGGCAGCCTTCGGGCAGCGATGTATCGCATGAAACCCAGGATCAAGAGCCGTCTTCCAAGGAAATCGGAGGGTCTGAAGATTTGGAGCCGGAGGCCGGTAATTCAATAGATACGGAAGTTCGTGATCCAGGAAGCATATATGACCTGATTGCAGGCATTTCAGGCGAATATGATTACGATACGTACTGGGAGCGTAATTTCGAACATAATTTAACCCCGGATGCATACCGGCAGGCGATTTTGGCTTATTCGAGCCAGATGAGGGAGCTTACGGAAGGGCGGGAATGGACGGAAGACCGGCAGGAATATGCCTATAATGCTGTCCGTGAAGCTTATATGTGCAGGCAAATTGCAGACACCATCGCGGCCGGACATCAACCGGAGAATATCGTTGTTATCTGCGGGGCATATCACGCCTCCGCTCTGGCTGATCTTTCCCGGGCCATGAGTGACGACGAATTGCAGCGGCTGCCGTTCCGCAAGACCAAGCTGACGCTTATGCCTTATTCCTATTTGAAGCTGTCATCCCTGACCGGTTATGGCGCAGGCAATATCGCTCCGTATTATTTTGAAATGATGTGGAAGCAAATGGCCCGGGGGACGCTTGGGGATTTGCCGCATCGTTATTTTGCTTTTGTTGCCGCCGATTTGAGAAAAACCGGAACACACCGTTCGACTGCGGAAGTCATCGAAGCGGTACGGTTTGCGGAGTCGCTTGCTGCGCTGCATGACGGCCATGCGCCAACGCTGCGGGATTTGCGGGATGCGGCCAAAACGCTGCTCGGACGCGGCGAGCTTTCCGTTATAGCAGAATCCTTGGCTCGTGCCGAGGTTGGCACCGCGATTGGGGAACTTGCGGAAGGCGTCAGCCAGACGCCGATTCAGGATGATATGAATCGCCAGTTGAAACGGCTGAAGCTCGACAAATATAAGACAGCTGTCGCCAGCGACTTGGTGCTCGATTTGCGTGAGAACCGCAGGGTTTCTTCGGAGGAAGCGGCTTTTTTGGACTTGAACCGTTCCTTCTGGTTTCACCGTTTGAAGCTGCTGGGGATCCATTTCGCGCAAGAGAAAGGAAGAACTCAAGATCAAGCCGACTGGACGGAGCATTGGGTCGCGAAATGGTCTCCCGAGGTTGAGATCGAGGTGGTTGAATCCAATCTGCTGGGCGAAACCGTGGAGACCGCCGCCGGATTTGTGCTGCAGCAGCGGCTGGAGGGGTGTAGCTCGATTGAGGAGGCTTCTGCGCTGATAACTGTCGCCTACGAATGCGGGATGGTTCATCAAATGGAGGCAGGCCGGCAAACGATGCAGCGGCTTGCGGTTGAAAGCCAGGATGTTGTTCAGATTGCGGCGGCGGCCAGAAAGCTGTCGCAGCTTATCCGTTACGGCGGCATCCGCCGGATGGACAATACGCCGCTAATCCCGCTGCTGCAGCAGCTGTTCATGCGCGCCTGCCTGTTTCTGCATGATGCCAGTCAGTGCAATGACGAAGTAGCGCAGGCGATGGCATCTGCGATCGGCGAGCTGAACCATATTGCGGCAGAACATAGCGAAGAGGTCGATGAAGCATTATGGGTGCAGGAGCTTTCCCGTTTGTCGGACAGAGATGATGCGCATCCCCGTTTATCCGGACTGGCCTGCGCGATTTTGCTGGAGCGGAATTCAATTTCGGCGCAGCAGTGTGCGGCGGAAGTATCAAGGCGGCTATCGCCGGGTATCCCCGCGGATTTGGGAGCAGGATGGTTCGAAGGCTTGGCGATGCGCAACCGGTATGCGCTTTTGTCGCGAACAAGCCTGTGGGAACAGCTGAATGATTACATCTGCACGCTTGAAGATGATGAATTTGTGCGGGCGCTCTTATTTTTGCGGCGGGCTTTTAGTGCCTTTAGCCCGAAGGAAAAAACGATGGTTGCGGAATTGCTCGGCGAGATTTGGGGTGTAAGTACGGAGCAGGTGGCGGAAATACTGACGGATGATCTGAAGGAGGAAGAAGCCCAGATGTTAAACGAATTAAACGATTTTGATTTTGAGGACTTTTAA
- a CDS encoding SWIM zinc finger family protein has product MIEITESWIDSIAPNSSAVKNGHDLVKKGKFTELHLSNDQQVLFGSCAGSGKTPYSPSADFVVPEKPVMRCNCPSRQIPCKHVLGLLYAYAGGENFTAAEMPEDLAAKREKAEKREEKKAKEAAAGTAPKPKKVNKSALKKKIMAQLEGLDVLEKLTHSLIRRGLGTLDAKELKNIQDHVKQMGSYYLNGAQIQLRKLQMILASRGDKEDTYTAATEQLGVIHAFIKKGRAHLKAKLEDPELALDHESTIEEWLGHAWQLSELKDAGLSSSEAELIQLSFNSYDDPSRQEFVDCGYWMQMDSGEIHYTVQYRPYKAAKLMREEDSFFDAACVPALYRYPGDLNRRVRFESFSTRPVEEQDIARIRKYAASSYAEVVKMVKNQLKNPLGDQSPVMLIHADRIVSDEEGRLFIADAHGETLELKDLTEDSTVQLLKFLPDDSLRDTAVLVMFDHGLASGRLRVQPLSIVTGREIIRLLY; this is encoded by the coding sequence TTGATTGAAATTACAGAAAGTTGGATTGATTCTATAGCGCCGAACAGCTCAGCCGTCAAAAATGGGCATGATCTGGTCAAAAAAGGGAAGTTTACCGAACTTCATTTGTCAAACGATCAGCAGGTGTTGTTTGGCAGTTGCGCCGGCAGCGGGAAAACGCCTTATTCGCCTTCGGCGGATTTCGTTGTTCCTGAAAAGCCCGTCATGCGCTGCAACTGCCCAAGCCGGCAAATTCCGTGCAAACATGTGCTTGGTTTGCTTTATGCTTATGCGGGCGGAGAGAATTTTACGGCTGCGGAGATGCCTGAGGATCTGGCAGCGAAACGCGAAAAAGCCGAGAAACGGGAAGAGAAAAAAGCCAAAGAAGCTGCGGCGGGAACGGCTCCCAAGCCGAAAAAAGTGAATAAATCGGCGCTGAAGAAAAAGATCATGGCGCAGCTGGAAGGATTGGATGTGCTGGAAAAGCTAACTCACTCCTTGATCCGGCGCGGTCTTGGGACGCTCGACGCCAAAGAGCTCAAAAACATTCAGGACCATGTAAAACAAATGGGAAGCTACTATTTAAACGGAGCCCAGATCCAACTGCGCAAGCTGCAAATGATACTTGCATCCCGAGGAGATAAAGAAGATACATATACGGCTGCTACGGAGCAGCTTGGCGTGATTCACGCTTTTATCAAAAAAGGACGGGCGCATCTGAAGGCCAAACTTGAAGATCCGGAACTTGCGCTTGATCATGAATCGACCATTGAGGAATGGCTCGGACATGCATGGCAGCTTTCGGAATTGAAAGATGCGGGACTGTCAAGTTCCGAGGCCGAACTGATCCAGTTGTCCTTCAACAGCTATGATGATCCCTCGCGCCAGGAATTCGTCGACTGCGGCTACTGGATGCAAATGGACAGCGGGGAAATTCATTATACCGTGCAGTACCGTCCATACAAAGCGGCGAAGCTGATGCGCGAGGAGGACAGCTTTTTTGACGCGGCCTGCGTGCCGGCTCTTTACCGTTATCCGGGGGATCTCAACCGCCGTGTACGGTTCGAATCCTTCTCTACGCGGCCGGTGGAAGAACAGGATATCGCCCGAATCCGGAAGTATGCGGCAAGTTCTTATGCCGAGGTAGTAAAAATGGTGAAAAACCAACTAAAAAACCCGCTGGGAGACCAGAGTCCGGTGATGCTGATTCATGCGGACCGAATTGTTTCCGACGAGGAAGGGCGGCTGTTTATTGCTGATGCACACGGCGAGACGCTTGAACTTAAGGATTTGACGGAAGATTCCACAGTCCAACTGTTGAAATTTTTGCCTGATGACAGTTTGCGGGATACAGCCGTGCTGGTCATGTTCGATCATGGCTTGGCAAGCGGGCGCTTGCGTGTGCAGCCGCTGAGTATCGTGACTGGACGGGAGATTATACGCTTGCTTTATTAA